Part of the Desulfatiglans anilini DSM 4660 genome is shown below.
CGGCATCCGCTCCGTCCTCGAGAGCTATGCTGCGCGGCTGGCGGCGTTGAAGCACACGGAGGCGGACCTCGTGCCGCTGGAGGAGAAGATCAGAGAGTACGAAAGGGCCTTGGAAAAGGGGGATACGGAGGCCCTGGCGAAGATCAACACCGCCTTCCACGACCTCTTGTACGGGTTGAGCCGCAGTCCGCGGTTGATCCGGATGATCAGCGGCTTGAGGGACCAGATCTTTCGCTACCGCCAGGTGATTCTGAAGATCGAAGACATGGCGAAGACCAGCAATCAGGATCATCGGCTGATGCTCGAACGAATCCGCCAACGGGATGCCGAGGGGGTCGAAAGGATTGTGCGGGAGCATATCCTGCGCGGTCAGGATGTGGTGCTGGGCACGCTCGAAAGCCAAGATGGGGAAGACAAAGGGGGCGCTGCCCGCCCCCGCAAGGGGTAGGGTTTCGCAAGCCTCGCCCTCCCCGTGAGTTTATATTAGGGTATCCGGATTTTGTGATGGTGATGAGGTCGAAGCTTCCCAGGGGGATTGCATCGATTTCGGTGCTTTTTCAGAAGGCGGGCAGATCGAAGCCGGGAGCATCAGGGAAGCCCCATTTCGGATGAAAAACAGTTGTGACCCGTAAGCGGAGATAAGGGAGAAGGCGATGGCAGGAAGGAAAGTACGCGTTCTTTTGGCCAAACCTGGATTGGACGGGCATGATCGAGGAGCCAAGGTCGTTGCCCACGCCCTCCGGGAGGCCGGTATGGAGGTGATCTACACCGGCCTCCACCAGACCGTGGCGAGTATCGTCAATCAGGCCATGCAGGAAGATGTGGATGTGATCGGCCTGTCCATCATGTCCGGAGCGCATATCCCGATCTGCCAGAAGCTGACGGCACTCATCAAAGAAGAAAAAATGGATGATAAGCTGCTGTTGGTGGGTGGGGTCATTCCAAACCAGGACATGCCGCGCCTGCAGGAGATGGGAATCAAGGGCGTTTTTCCGGGTGGCGCTAAATTTGACGAAATCGTTCAGTTCATTCGCGAGCATTCGCCGAGATGATTGGTTTTCCGCCGGTAAGGAAAAACCCCGCGGGATCCGGCTCCTGCTCATAAAGCGTTCCTGGGGGCACGCTACCCGGTGATCGCTGGAATGAACGGCAGAGCGAAAGGAGGCCTACCCCGCATGATTCTGCCGCCTGACGACGTTTCGCTTTTACGCATGAGCATGTGCTGCAACGGGATCATCTTCCGGACATGTAACAATGCGATCATTTTTATGCCTTCGAATGAGCGGATCACTCTCTGAGTGGTTGGAATGAAAGAGAGGAAAGCATGGGAGTCGCCACATACATCAAAGACGATAAGGATGCGATTAAAGAGGTTGTCCTCCAATCCGGCATTAAAGTGAAGCCGGTCTATACTCCGGAAGATCTCGAGCGTATCGGTTTCGACTATCATAAGGATCTGGGTGATGCCGGCGAATTCCCCTTTACCCGAAGTCTGCATCCCATGGGGTATCGAAGCCGCAATTGGACGACGCGCCAGTACACGGGCTTCGGTACGCCGGAAGAGACGAACGAGCGATTCAAATTGATGATTTCGCATGGGCAGACAGGATTGAATGTTGCTTTTGATCTGCCGACACAGATGGGATACGATTCCGACCACCCCATGGCGGAGGGCGAAGTCGGCCGTGTGGGGATGGCCGTCGATTCCCTGAGGGATTTCGAAATGGCCTTCAAGGACATCGCTCTGGACCGGATCGGCTCGGGACTGACCATCAATGCCGTCGCCTCGGTCATGTTGGCCATGTATCAGGCCGTGGCCGAAAAATTCGGCTATGACCGGTCGAAGATATCGGCCACCCCCCAGAATGACATCCTGAAGGAGATCGTCGGCCGTGGAGCCTGGATCTACCCGGTCGAACCGGCGGTGCGCCTCATTGGAGACACCATCGAATATGCGATGAAGGTCCTGCCGAGATGCAACCCGGTCTCGATCTGCGGCTATCACATCCGTGAATCCGGATGCACGCCGGCGCAGGAGATTTCCTACGCCTTCATGATCGCCTTCGCCTATATCGACAATGTCATCGCAAGGGGATACCGTGCTGAGGATTTTGTGGGGCGCTTCTCCTTCAACCTCAACATCTATGGAAATTTGTGGGAGACGGTGGCGAAATTCAGGGCGGCGCGCAAGTTGTGGGCGAGGCTCTTGCGGGAGCGATACGGGGTTCAGGACAAGAAGGCCCTGTTCCTGAGGGGTATCTTCGGGGGCGGCGGGTCGGGTATGACCAAACAGCAACCGGAGAACAACATTATGCGAGGGGCTTACTACGCTTTGGCGGCAGCGCTTTCCGGGGCGCAGACCACGGCGCTCTGCTCCTTTGACGAGGCCTACACGATCCCCACTGAGCGGGCGGCGCTGCTTTCGCTGCGGACCTTCCAGATCCTGATGGACGAGATCGGGCTGAGAGACACAGTCGATCCGCTCGCGGGCTCCTATTTCATCGAGACCCTGACGAAGGAAATGGAGGAGAAGATCCTCGAAGAGATGGAAAAGGTCGAAAAGGTGGGCGGTATGGTGGAGGCGGTCTCTTCGGGATTCGTTCAGCGCGAGGTGGCGCGTCAGGCCTTTGAGTATGAGAAGAAGCTTCAGAAAGGCGAGGTGATCAAGGTCGGGGTCAACCAGTATACCGAGGGGGTCGACATGGAGGTCGAACTCCACGCCTACAACGAAGCGTGGGCCAGGCTCCAGATCGATCGGTTGAAGGAGCTCAAACGATCGCGTAGCGAAGCTGCGGTGGGCAGGACGTTGAAAGACCTTGAAAAGGCTGCGCAGAAAAAGGAAAATGTGATGCCTTTCCTCGTGGAATGCTGCAATGCGTATGCCACTGTGGGGGAAATGGCGGACATGTTTCGTGCGGTGTTCGGGGAGTATGTCGAGCCGAATATCTTTTGATCCTCGGCGAAGGGCCTTTCAGGCCGATTTCCGCACCGGTTCCCGGCACCGGAGCCGGAGGCTGATGATCATGTGGCTCTTCAACCTCCGTTTTGACGGGAGCGGGATCGTGATGGTCACGGACTTCGTCGTTTTACAAAAGGGGTTTTCTGATTTTCTTCAATCGATCTGTATGGAAAGGAGGTGAAGCGCTGTTTCTCGGGGCCACGGGAGCAATCTGTCATCCACTCTTTTAGAACGTGCCCCCGCTCGAATCTTTAAGGGGCACCGGCAGCATTCAGGACCGGAAACGATTTCAGCTGTTCCGGGTTGAAGCTGAGGAGGTTTGAAAGATGTTGAAAAGGGTATCTTTTTTGCTGGCCGCCGTCATTTTTGCCACCTTCGCCTTAACCACCTTCCTTTCAGTGCCTGCAGTCGCTGAGCCGATCAAACTGAACTATGCCAATTTCCCCCCGGCTCCCACCTTCCCGTGCGTGCAAATGGAAAGATGGAAAGAAGAGGTGGAGAAAAGGACCAGCGGAAAGGTCGCCATCAAGACCTTTCCCGGCGGAACGCTATTGGACGCCAAAGCGATGATGGACGGGGTCATCGGGGGGCAGGCCGACATCGGGTGTCTGTGCATGGCCTATCAGCCCGGCCGCTTTATCGTCACGAACGCCACCAGCCTGCCTCTGGATCTCCCCAATGCGAAAGTCGCCAGTCTGACTCTCTGGGATCTCTACAACCAATACAAGCCCGACGAATTCTCGCAAGTCAAGGTTCTCACGATGTTTGCCACGGCGCCTTCCAACCTGATGACGAAAAAGCCCGTCCGGACCCTGGCGGACATCAAGGGCATGGATATCCGCGCCTCGGGCGGTGCGGGCGAGATCCTCAAGGCCTGGGGGGCCAACATGGTCGGCATGCCCATGTCCGCGACCCCGGAGGCTCTGCAGAAAGGGGTGGTGCAGGGTCTCTTCTCATCCCTGGAGGTCATGAAGGATTTCAAATACGCGGAGCTTTGCCGCTTCGTCACCATGACCGACACAGTCATCTATCCGTTCGCCGTTGTGATGAACATGGATTCGTGGAACCGCCTCCCCGATGATGTCAAGAAGGTGATGGACGATCTGGGGGCCGAGCAGGCCCTTTGGACAGGCGAGTACATGGATGCGCATGTGAAAGAATCCATGGATTGGTCCAAGGAAACCTATAACGTCGAAGTCATCCAGTTCTCCGATGATGAAAAGGCCGAGTGGAACAAGCTGCTCGAGCCGATGGTCGACAAGTGGATCGCGGATGCCACGGCAAAAGGCCTTCCTGGTGAGAAGATCATCCAGGATATCAAGACGATATCCAAAAAGCACGCCGAGTAGGCGGCCCTTGATTCCCCGCAGGTGCCTGCGGGGAATCACGCTTGAACCTTTTGCGTGGTGGCTGATGTCCGTGATCCTGCAGTGGGGTTGGGCACAGCCGATGCTCCAGCCGGGTTTTCGGGATGCCCAAGGCTTCCAGGTCCGGGCGGAGTAAGAGAACCAGACAGGGAGGGGAGGCGTTACATGGATTTTCTGGACAAGATGAGCCGGGTTCTCAACCGCGGCCTCATTTGGATCGGCGGCCTTTTTCTGGCGGCGATGATCCTCCTGACCTGCGCCAACATTTTCCTTCGCATCGTCTGGGTGCCCGTGCAGGGTGCCTACGAACTGATGGGATATTTCGGCGCGATCGCCGGCGCGTTTGCATTGGGAAGCACGCAGATACGGCGCGGACACATCTCCGTCGACGTGCTTTACAATTCCTTTCCGGCCGGGGTTCGCAGAGGGCTCACCTTCCTGAACAGTCTCCTTTGCCTGGTGTTCTTCTGTATGGCCGCCTGGCAGATCACCCGTTATGGAAACACCCTGTGGCGGACCGGCGAGGTTACGGAGACGCTGCGGATACCCTACTTCCCTTTCATCTATGGGATGGCTTTGGGGTGCGGCGCTCTCGCCCTGGTGTTCCTGGTGGATCTGCTGCGGACACTCTTTCCCCGTGAGGAGGGCCAAAAGTGAGTCTAGCGATGATCGGCATTACAGGGATCCTGGTCCTCCTGGCGGCCCTGTTTTTCCTGGGCATCCCGGTCGGTTTCGCCATGGCGATCGTCGGGTTCTGCGGTTACGTGTATGTCATCAACTTCAAGGCCGGCCTGGGGATGCTGGGAACGGACCTTTGGGGTACCTTCTCCAGCTACGGCCTTACTGTCATTCCGCTCTTCATCTTCATGGGGCAGGTGGCCTTCTACTCGGGCGTCAATTCGAGGCTTTACAATGCCGCCTACAAGTGGGTCGGGCAGATCCGGGGCGGCATCGCCATGGCGACGGTGATGGCGTG
Proteins encoded:
- a CDS encoding GntR family transcriptional regulator — protein: MRKSTKGEEPLFKALASVPARKSLGQYVYENLKKAIVKGQLPAGSRIVESRVASALGISRTPVREAIHKLEKEGLLSQNPGGGFFVMGLSRSEIEETFGIRSVLESYAARLAALKHTEADLVPLEEKIREYERALEKGDTEALAKINTAFHDLLYGLSRSPRLIRMISGLRDQIFRYRQVILKIEDMAKTSNQDHRLMLERIRQRDAEGVERIVREHILRGQDVVLGTLESQDGEDKGGAARPRKG
- a CDS encoding cobalamin B12-binding domain-containing protein, which encodes MAGRKVRVLLAKPGLDGHDRGAKVVAHALREAGMEVIYTGLHQTVASIVNQAMQEDVDVIGLSIMSGAHIPICQKLTALIKEEKMDDKLLLVGGVIPNQDMPRLQEMGIKGVFPGGAKFDEIVQFIREHSPR
- a CDS encoding TRAP transporter small permease, producing MDFLDKMSRVLNRGLIWIGGLFLAAMILLTCANIFLRIVWVPVQGAYELMGYFGAIAGAFALGSTQIRRGHISVDVLYNSFPAGVRRGLTFLNSLLCLVFFCMAAWQITRYGNTLWRTGEVTETLRIPYFPFIYGMALGCGALALVFLVDLLRTLFPREEGQK
- a CDS encoding acyl-CoA mutase large subunit family protein, whose protein sequence is MGVATYIKDDKDAIKEVVLQSGIKVKPVYTPEDLERIGFDYHKDLGDAGEFPFTRSLHPMGYRSRNWTTRQYTGFGTPEETNERFKLMISHGQTGLNVAFDLPTQMGYDSDHPMAEGEVGRVGMAVDSLRDFEMAFKDIALDRIGSGLTINAVASVMLAMYQAVAEKFGYDRSKISATPQNDILKEIVGRGAWIYPVEPAVRLIGDTIEYAMKVLPRCNPVSICGYHIRESGCTPAQEISYAFMIAFAYIDNVIARGYRAEDFVGRFSFNLNIYGNLWETVAKFRAARKLWARLLRERYGVQDKKALFLRGIFGGGGSGMTKQQPENNIMRGAYYALAAALSGAQTTALCSFDEAYTIPTERAALLSLRTFQILMDEIGLRDTVDPLAGSYFIETLTKEMEEKILEEMEKVEKVGGMVEAVSSGFVQREVARQAFEYEKKLQKGEVIKVGVNQYTEGVDMEVELHAYNEAWARLQIDRLKELKRSRSEAAVGRTLKDLEKAAQKKENVMPFLVECCNAYATVGEMADMFRAVFGEYVEPNIF
- a CDS encoding TRAP transporter substrate-binding protein, with translation MLKRVSFLLAAVIFATFALTTFLSVPAVAEPIKLNYANFPPAPTFPCVQMERWKEEVEKRTSGKVAIKTFPGGTLLDAKAMMDGVIGGQADIGCLCMAYQPGRFIVTNATSLPLDLPNAKVASLTLWDLYNQYKPDEFSQVKVLTMFATAPSNLMTKKPVRTLADIKGMDIRASGGAGEILKAWGANMVGMPMSATPEALQKGVVQGLFSSLEVMKDFKYAELCRFVTMTDTVIYPFAVVMNMDSWNRLPDDVKKVMDDLGAEQALWTGEYMDAHVKESMDWSKETYNVEVIQFSDDEKAEWNKLLEPMVDKWIADATAKGLPGEKIIQDIKTISKKHAE